A stretch of the Carassius carassius chromosome 50, fCarCar2.1, whole genome shotgun sequence genome encodes the following:
- the LOC132133387 gene encoding transcription factor E2F4-like codes for MDLETGRNELGAMGDSQQPQTPSRHEKSLGLLTTKFVTLLQEAKDGVLDLKAAADTLAVRQKRRIYDITNVLEGIGLIEKKSKNSIQWKGVGPGCNTREIADKLINLKLELEDLDRREHELDQQRVWVQQSIKNVTDDSLNSPLAYVTHQDLCNCFKGDTLLAIRAPSGTQLEVPVPESHVNGQKKYQIHLKSSAGPIEVLLVNKDPSSTSPVVLPVPPPEDMLQSLSTPASTTSAAAVPTKPAANSVPSSTSTCQSPSAAATAVPPKTTTASAAGAATDISSTSTSNTTANPTSSTDTQQLQSSASLDSSSSLPDSSALFEPIKTDPSDLLDLPKELSEMFDPKEMMNTDLLEELMSSEVFSPLLRLSPPPGDHDYIYNLDETEGLCDLFDVPIANL; via the exons ATGGATTTAGAGACCGGAAGAAACGAACTGGGAGCAATGGGAGATTCGCAGCAGCCGCAGACCCCCAGTCGCCACGAGAAAAGTCTTGGACTGCTCACGACTAAATTTGTGACTCTGCTGCAGGAAGCGAAAGACGGAGTGCTGGATCTCAAAGCT GCTGCAGATACTTTGGCTGTAAGGCAGAAACGGCGCATCTATGACATCACCAATGTTTTGGAAGGCATTGGACTCATAGAGAAGAAATCCAAAAACAGCATCCAGTGGAA GGGTGTTGGTCCGGGTTGCAACACGCGTGAAATTGCAGACAAGCTCATCAATCTCAAGTTGGAATTAGAGGATCTTGACAGGAGGGAACATGAACTGGACCAGCAGAGAGTTTGGGTTCAGCAGAGCATCAAAAACGTGACCGACGACTCGCTAAATAGCC CTCTGGCGTATGTAACACATCAAGACCTCTGCAATTGCTTCAAAG GTGACACTCTTCTAGCAATAAGAGCTCCATCAGGAACACAGCTGGAGGTTCCTGTGCCTGAATCT CATGTCAATGGACAAAAGAAGTACCAGATTCATCTGAAGAGCTCTGCAGGCCCCATTGAGGTCCTGTTGGTGAATAAGGACCCTTCTAGTACTTCTCCTGTGGTGCTGCCTGTGCCCCCACCTGAAGACATGCTTCAGAGCCTGTCCACCCCTGCTTCAACTACCTCTGCTGCTGCTGTTCCCACCAAACCAGCAGCCAACAGTGTGCCATCCTCCACCTCCACCTGCCAGAGTCCCTCCGCAGCTGCCACCGCCGTCCCTCCCAAAACAACCACTGCCTCTGCTGCTGGGGCAGCTACAG atATTTCAAGCACCTCCACATCAAATACAACAGCCAATCCCACATCTTCAACAGACACGCAGCAGCTGCAGTCTTCTGCGTCACTGGACAGCAGCTCTTCACTTCCTGATTCCTCAGCCCTTTTTGAACCAATCAAAACAGACCCTTCAGATC tGCTGGATCTCCCCAAAGAACTTTCAGAAATGTTTGACCCTAAAG AAATGATGAACACAGATTTGCTTGAAGAGCTGATGTCATCAGAAG TTTTCTCTCCGCTCCTCCGTCTATCCCCTCCTCCGGGTGATCATGACTACATCTATAACCTGGATGAGACAGAGGGCCTTTGTGACCTCTTTGACGTTCCCATTGCCAACCTTTGA
- the LOC132133054 gene encoding engulfment and cell motility protein 3-like isoform X1 — protein MPQQKDIVKIAIQMPGAYPQLIQLDQKKPLTAVIKEVCDKWNLPGPDNYALQYADGIQTYITESNRLDIKNGSILRLTKAPGRCAEDLYKGIQSSDSGVRCDSLKLLADVSTDITFAQEFISRDGHSLLVKIVEDAHEAPLIMTHTLSAFMELMDHGIVSWENLSSVFIKKIASFVNAKVLDASIQQVSLAILESMVLSSNSLFHEVKQEITLERLISHLQVTNQQLQTKAMALLMAMLLAGGEADRQELFEFLEKRNLRQYIHKNIIHSSSLVGDEMAHYLYVLQTVRLNHLEARMRTPLDCYNQEQRDMLHGLRQAAFETESESGLSNERRRSLCAKEFKKLGFSNNSNPGLDLSRCPPGLLALDTMAYFASRYPDAYSRFVLENSSREDKHECPFARSSIQLTLILCEILRIGEPPSETGSDYHPIFFAQDRLLEELFCICIQLLNKTWKEMRATQEDFDKVMQVVREQITRTLSSKPTSLELFKNKVNALNYSEILKLRQTERLHQEETLAPPVLELKERLKPELLELIRQQRLNRLCHGTLFRKISSRRRQDKLWYCRLSPNHKVLHYGDVEEETETPSIEALQEKIPVADIKNVVTGKDCPHMKENKGKQTKEVLDLAFSITYDVEEYSLNFIASSRTDFCLWTDGLNVLLGKEMSSESMRSELEILLSMEIKLRLLDLENVQIPDTAPPIPKPPSNFNFCYDFSQAEQ, from the exons ATGCCGCAGCAAAAGGATATAGTAAAGATTGCCATTCAGATGCCAGGCGCATACCCACAGCTCATTCAGCTAGACCAG AAAAAGCCCCTCACCGCTGTCATAAAAGAGGTTTGCGACAA GTGGAATCTTCCGGGTCCTGACAACTATGCTCTGCAGTATGCAGATGGGATCCAGACGTACATCACTGAATCC AACCGCCTAGACATCAAAAATGGCAGCATCCTGCGTTTAACCAAAGCACCA GGCCGTTGTGCTGAAGATCTGTATAAAGGCATTCAGAGCTCAGACTCGGGCGTGCGCTGTGActctctgaagctgctggccGATGTTTCCACCGACATCACATTCGCTCAAGAGTTCATCAGCCGTGATGGGCATTCCCTGCTCGTCAAAATAGTGGAGGACGCTCACGA ggcTCCTCTGATAATGACACACACTCTCAGTGCTTTCATGGAGCTCATGGATCATGGGATTGTGTCCTGGGAGAATCTGTCCAGTGTCTTTATCAAAAAG ATCGCCAGTTTTGTGAATGCAAAGGTTCTGGACGCGTCTATCCAGCAGGTGTCCCTGGCGATCCTGGAGAGCATGGTGCTCAGCAGCAATAGTCTGTTTCATGAGGTCAAACAAGAAATCACCCTCGAGAGGCTCATTTCCCATCTGCAGGT AACGAACCAGCAGCTGCAGACTAAGGCCATGGCTCTGCTGATGGCGATGCTGCTGGCTGGCGGTGAGGCAGACCGACAG GAGCTCTTTGAATTTCTTGAGAAGAGGAACCTGCGCCAGTATATTCACAAG AACATCATCCACAGTTCTAGTTTGGTTGGAGATGAGATGGCCCATTACCTCTATGTGCTGCAGACGGTCCGTCTGAACCACCTGGAGGCCCGTATGAGGACACCTCTGGACTGCTACAACCAG GAGCAGAGGGACATGCTTCATGGGCTCAGACAGGCCGCGTTTGAGACAGAAAGTGAGAGCGGTCTGAGTAACGAACGTAGACGTTCCCTCTGCGCTAAAGAGTTTAAGAAACTCGGCTTTTCT AATAACAGTAATCCTGGTCTGGACCTGAGCCGGTGTCCCCCGGGTCTCCTGGCGTTGGACACTATGGCGTATTTTGCTTCTCGTTACCCTGACGCATACAGCAGG TTTGTGCTGGAGAACAGCAGCAGAGAGGACAAACATGAGTGTCCGTTTGCCCGCAGCAGCATTCAGCTCACTCTCATCTTGTGCGAGATCTTGCGCATCGGAGAACCCC CCTCTGAGACCGGCTCGGACTATCATCCCATCTTCTTTGCTCAGGACCGACTGCTGGAGGAGCTTTTCTGCATCTGCATTCAGCTCCTCAACAAGACGTGGAAGGAGATGAGAGCCACGCAGGAAGACTTTGATAAG GTGATGCAGGTCGTCCGGGAACAGATCACCAGGACTCTGTCCAGCAAACCCACGTCTCTGGAGCTCTTCAAGAATAAGGTGAACGCACTGAACTACAGCGAGATTCTTAAACTGAGACAGACGGAAAGACTCCACCAGGAGGAGACGCTTGCTCCACCTGTGCT CGAGCTGAAGGAACGTCTGAAGCCAGAGCTTCTGGAGCTCATCCGACAGCAGAGACTGAACCGCCTTTGTCACGGAACGCTCTTCCGGAAGATCAGCAGCCGACGGAGACAAG ataagCTGTGGTATTGTCGACTCTCTCCTAATCACAAAGTCCTGCACTATGGAGATGTGGAAGAGGAGACGGAAACACCCTCCATTGAGGCTCTTCAGGAAAAGA TTCCTGTCGCAGACATCAAAAATGTGGTAACTGGGAAAGACTGTCCTCACATGAAGGAGAACAAGGGAAAACAGACCAAG GAGGTGTTGGACTTGGCTTTCAGCATCACATATGATGTTGAAGAGTATAGCTTGAATTTCATCGCCTCTTCCAGAACAGAT